One window of Streptomyces sp. FIT100 genomic DNA carries:
- a CDS encoding NAD(P)/FAD-dependent oxidoreductase produces MNGNVEVVVVGGGYGGVTAANSLARRDGVSVTLVNPRPDFVERIRLHQLVTGSDDAVEDFGKVMGGNVRLVVDTATRIDAAERRVSLARGGEVSYDYLVYAVGSGASGPGVPGAAEFAHSVSDLEGAQRLRSTLAATPASAPVTVVGAGPTGLETAAELAEAGRRVTLVCGSVLGPSLHARVRRPVARRLAKVGVTVLEGPRARVTEVTRDGVRLDDGRELSSAVTIWTAGFRVPDLAARSGLRTDTEGRLLTDTTLTSVDDERIVAAGDAGVMPDHPFRMSCQAAVQLGPAAADTILRRIAGKKAAPVRMYFAGQCLSLGRDEGVTQFSYPNDKVNALSISGGLGAGIKEIACRFTLGKLVSGARKARSRGSRGSRGSRGSHGDRTERPRSENRTAPSGTRHSA; encoded by the coding sequence ATGAACGGGAACGTCGAGGTGGTCGTCGTCGGCGGCGGGTACGGGGGCGTGACAGCGGCCAACAGCCTGGCGCGCCGCGACGGTGTGTCGGTGACTCTGGTCAATCCGCGTCCCGACTTCGTCGAGCGGATCCGCCTGCACCAGCTCGTGACCGGCTCCGATGACGCGGTCGAGGACTTCGGGAAGGTCATGGGCGGGAACGTCCGGCTGGTGGTCGACACCGCGACCCGGATCGACGCTGCCGAGCGGCGGGTGTCGCTGGCCCGCGGTGGCGAGGTCTCTTACGACTACCTCGTCTACGCGGTCGGCAGCGGCGCCTCCGGTCCCGGCGTGCCCGGAGCGGCGGAGTTCGCTCACTCGGTGTCGGACCTCGAAGGGGCGCAGCGACTGCGGTCGACGCTGGCCGCGACGCCCGCCTCGGCTCCGGTCACCGTGGTCGGGGCCGGCCCGACCGGCCTGGAGACCGCCGCCGAGCTGGCCGAAGCGGGCCGCAGGGTCACTCTGGTCTGCGGCAGCGTGCTCGGCCCCTCCCTGCACGCCCGGGTCCGCCGGCCGGTCGCCCGCCGACTCGCGAAGGTGGGTGTGACCGTCCTCGAAGGTCCCCGTGCGCGGGTGACCGAGGTGACACGCGACGGCGTACGGCTCGACGACGGCCGCGAGCTGTCCAGCGCGGTGACGATCTGGACCGCGGGATTCCGTGTCCCGGACCTGGCCGCCCGCAGCGGGCTGCGTACCGACACCGAAGGTCGTCTGCTCACCGACACGACGCTGACCAGTGTGGATGACGAGCGCATCGTCGCCGCTGGGGACGCGGGGGTGATGCCGGACCATCCGTTCCGGATGAGCTGTCAGGCCGCCGTGCAACTGGGCCCGGCGGCGGCCGACACGATCCTGCGCCGGATCGCGGGGAAGAAGGCCGCTCCCGTCCGGATGTACTTCGCCGGGCAGTGCCTCAGCCTCGGCCGGGACGAGGGCGTCACCCAGTTCTCCTACCCGAACGACAAGGTGAACGCGCTCAGCATCAGCGGAGGGCTCGGTGCCGGCATCAAGGAGATCGCCTGCCGGTTCACCCTCGGCAAGTTGGTGTCCGGGGCACGCAAGGCCCGTTCCCGTGGGTCCCGTGGGTCCCGTGGGTCCCGTGGGTCCCACGGCGACCGCACGGAACGGCCGCGATCGGAGAACCGCACGGCGCCGTCCGGCACGCGACACTCGGCCTAG
- a CDS encoding iron-siderophore ABC transporter substrate-binding protein, giving the protein MRRLLLTAAVASAAALTLTACGTTEPAADGAKKSAEPITLTDATGAKVELDGPAKKVVGTEWNVVENLISLGVDPAGVADVKGYKTWDTAVPLRNEPKDIGTRGEPSMDTIASLAPDLIVATSDLPPAAVKQLRKVAPVLEVRAADASDPIGQMTENLDLIAKATGTTERAEKLKKGFEAKLAEGKKSLADAGLAGTKYAFADGYVVSNQVSIRPYTSGSLIGGVNEQLGLKNAWTVKGDESYGLAATDVEGLTNLGDVQFAYIGSDGDKASTPFNGVLAKHKVWTSLPFVKKGNVHRLPDGIWMFGGPESMGKYVDAVVQALTK; this is encoded by the coding sequence ATGAGACGCCTCCTCCTCACCGCCGCGGTCGCTTCCGCGGCGGCCCTCACCCTGACCGCCTGCGGGACGACCGAGCCCGCCGCCGACGGCGCGAAGAAGAGCGCCGAGCCGATCACCCTCACCGACGCGACCGGCGCGAAGGTGGAACTCGACGGACCCGCCAAGAAGGTCGTCGGAACCGAATGGAACGTCGTCGAGAACCTGATATCGCTGGGCGTCGACCCCGCCGGTGTCGCCGATGTCAAGGGCTACAAGACCTGGGACACCGCGGTCCCGCTGAGGAACGAGCCCAAGGACATCGGCACGCGCGGCGAGCCGAGCATGGACACCATCGCCTCCCTGGCGCCGGACCTCATCGTGGCCACCAGCGACCTGCCGCCGGCCGCCGTGAAGCAGCTCCGCAAGGTCGCCCCCGTCCTGGAGGTGCGCGCCGCCGACGCCTCCGACCCGATCGGGCAGATGACCGAGAACCTCGACCTCATCGCGAAGGCCACCGGCACCACGGAGCGGGCCGAGAAGCTCAAGAAGGGCTTCGAGGCGAAGCTCGCCGAGGGCAAGAAGTCCCTCGCCGACGCCGGACTCGCCGGCACGAAGTACGCCTTCGCCGACGGCTACGTCGTCTCCAACCAGGTCTCGATCAGGCCGTACACCAGCGGCTCGCTCATCGGCGGCGTCAACGAGCAGCTCGGTCTGAAGAACGCCTGGACCGTCAAGGGCGACGAGAGCTACGGACTCGCCGCCACCGACGTCGAGGGCCTCACCAACCTCGGCGACGTGCAGTTCGCCTACATCGGCAGCGACGGTGACAAGGCCAGCACCCCGTTCAACGGTGTCCTCGCCAAGCACAAGGTGTGGACCTCCCTGCCGTTCGTGAAGAAGGGCAACGTCCACCGGCTCCCCGACGGCATCTGGATGTTCGGCGGCCCCGAGTCGATGGGCAAGTACGTCGACGCCGTCGTCCAGGCACTGACGAAGTAA
- a CDS encoding NAD(P)/FAD-dependent oxidoreductase produces the protein MRNIVSPVNTFVIVGGGLAAGKAAEALREHGHSGPVLIIADERERPYVRPPLSKGYLLGKEERDSIYVHPEDWYTENGVELLLGTSVKALDARAKEVELDDGRRVPYARLLLATGSSPRRLSVPGAELENVLYLRRVGDSERLKGAFTKGARIVVIGGGWIGLETAAAARIAGAEVTVLEHGELPLLKVLGREAAEVFAGLHKDHGVDLRPRVQVARITGTGGRVDGVQLADGSRLDADAVVVGVGITPNDQLAQEAGLDVRNGIVTDEHLRASAADVYAAGDVANAYHPLLGEHIRVEHWANALHQPRTAALSMLGEDAVYDRLPYFYTDQYDLGMEYTGYAQPGGYDRVVFRGDVAGREFIAFWMSGNRVVAGMNVNVWDVVDSIRSLILSGSDIDDARLSDPGVPLDGLLP, from the coding sequence ATGAGGAACATCGTGTCCCCTGTGAATACGTTCGTGATCGTCGGAGGCGGACTGGCCGCGGGCAAGGCGGCGGAGGCGCTGAGGGAGCACGGCCACAGCGGGCCGGTCCTGATCATCGCCGACGAGCGGGAGCGGCCCTACGTCCGGCCGCCGCTGTCCAAGGGCTACCTGCTGGGCAAGGAGGAGCGCGACTCGATCTACGTGCACCCCGAGGACTGGTACACGGAGAACGGAGTCGAACTTCTCCTGGGCACGAGCGTGAAGGCCCTCGACGCACGGGCCAAGGAGGTGGAGCTGGACGACGGGCGTCGTGTCCCCTACGCCAGGCTCCTCCTCGCGACCGGTTCGTCCCCGCGCCGTCTGTCGGTCCCCGGGGCCGAGCTCGAGAATGTTCTGTACCTGCGGCGCGTGGGGGACAGTGAACGGCTCAAGGGCGCGTTCACCAAGGGGGCCAGGATCGTCGTGATCGGCGGCGGCTGGATCGGGCTCGAGACCGCCGCGGCCGCCCGGATCGCCGGGGCGGAAGTGACCGTGCTCGAGCACGGTGAGTTGCCGCTGCTGAAGGTGCTCGGGCGGGAAGCGGCCGAGGTGTTCGCCGGCCTCCACAAGGACCATGGCGTGGACCTGCGTCCTCGGGTGCAGGTCGCACGCATCACCGGAACCGGCGGCCGCGTGGACGGGGTGCAGCTCGCCGACGGCAGCCGCCTGGACGCGGACGCCGTGGTCGTGGGCGTCGGCATCACGCCCAATGACCAGCTCGCGCAGGAAGCGGGCCTGGACGTGCGGAACGGCATCGTCACCGACGAGCACCTGCGGGCGTCAGCGGCCGACGTGTACGCCGCCGGCGACGTCGCCAACGCCTACCATCCGCTGCTCGGCGAACACATCCGTGTGGAGCACTGGGCCAACGCGCTGCACCAGCCACGGACCGCCGCGCTGAGCATGCTCGGCGAGGACGCCGTCTACGACAGGCTGCCGTACTTCTACACGGATCAGTACGACCTCGGCATGGAGTACACGGGTTACGCACAGCCGGGCGGCTACGACCGTGTCGTCTTCCGCGGGGATGTCGCCGGACGGGAGTTCATCGCCTTCTGGATGTCGGGAAACCGCGTGGTCGCGGGGATGAACGTCAATGTCTGGGACGTCGTCGACTCGATCCGATCCTTGATCCTTTCCGGTTCGGACATCGACGACGCCCGCCTCTCCGATCCCGGTGTCCCCCTGGACGGACTCCTCCCCTGA
- a CDS encoding L-aspartate oxidase → MVLVIGTGGAGLRAAIELAEAGVDVLAVGKRPREDAHTALAAGGINAALATMDPEDSWQQHAADTLKESYLLADPRTAEIVTRGAALGIDDLERYGMAFAREEDGRISQRFFGAHKFRRTAFAGDYTGLEIQRALIGRADQLGIPVLDGIYITRLLVHDGAVFGAYGFDVTNGKRYLIHADAVILAAGGHTRIWRRTSSRRDENTGDSFRLAVEAGARLRDPELVQFHPSGIIEPENAAGTLVSEAARGEGGILRNGLGERFMDRYDPERMELSTRDRVALASYTEIKEGRGTPNGAVWLDVSHLPRQTIMSRLPRVYQTLLDLQMLDITREPIEVAPTAHYSMGGVWVRPEDHSTDVRGLYAIGEASSGLHGANRLGGNSLIELLVYGRVTGQAAAAYSESLTAQPRSASAVAEARAEVDGLLAADGPENVRALQRAIRNTMTEHAGVVRDEEGLRAGLAELDAIEKRMDDVGVHPDIAGYQDLAHAFDLKSAALAARATLEAALERRESRGCHNRSDYPDMDPALQVNLVWSPGTGVSRESIPPVPDEISSLMEEVSTEGKLAE, encoded by the coding sequence ATGGTGCTGGTGATCGGCACCGGCGGCGCCGGCCTGCGGGCGGCGATCGAGCTGGCCGAGGCCGGCGTCGATGTCCTCGCCGTCGGCAAGCGCCCCAGGGAGGACGCCCACACGGCACTCGCCGCCGGGGGAATCAATGCGGCCCTGGCCACGATGGATCCCGAGGACAGCTGGCAGCAGCACGCCGCCGACACGCTCAAGGAGAGCTACCTGCTCGCCGACCCCCGCACCGCCGAGATCGTCACGCGGGGCGCTGCTCTGGGCATCGACGATCTGGAGCGCTACGGCATGGCCTTCGCCAGGGAGGAGGACGGCCGTATCTCCCAGCGGTTCTTCGGCGCGCACAAGTTCCGGCGCACCGCCTTCGCCGGCGACTACACCGGACTGGAGATCCAGCGCGCGCTCATAGGGCGCGCGGACCAGCTCGGCATTCCCGTGCTCGACGGCATCTACATCACCCGGCTTCTGGTCCACGACGGTGCCGTGTTCGGGGCGTACGGCTTCGACGTCACGAACGGGAAGCGCTACCTCATCCACGCCGACGCCGTCATCCTGGCGGCCGGCGGCCACACCCGCATCTGGCGGCGTACCTCGTCACGACGCGACGAGAACACCGGTGACTCGTTCCGGCTGGCCGTCGAGGCGGGGGCCCGTCTGCGCGACCCGGAGCTGGTCCAGTTCCACCCCTCCGGAATCATCGAGCCGGAGAACGCGGCCGGCACCCTCGTCAGCGAAGCCGCACGTGGGGAGGGCGGCATCCTGCGCAACGGGCTCGGTGAACGTTTCATGGACCGCTACGACCCCGAGCGCATGGAACTCTCCACCCGCGACCGTGTGGCCCTGGCCTCCTACACGGAGATCAAGGAGGGGCGAGGCACGCCCAACGGCGCCGTGTGGCTCGATGTCTCGCACCTCCCCCGGCAGACGATCATGTCCCGGCTCCCCCGGGTCTACCAGACGCTCCTGGACCTGCAGATGCTGGACATCACCCGCGAGCCGATCGAGGTCGCCCCCACTGCGCACTACTCGATGGGCGGGGTCTGGGTCCGGCCCGAGGACCACAGCACCGACGTCCGCGGCCTCTACGCCATCGGGGAGGCGTCGAGCGGGCTGCACGGGGCCAACCGCCTCGGCGGCAACAGCCTCATCGAGCTGCTGGTCTACGGCCGTGTCACGGGACAGGCGGCGGCCGCCTACTCGGAGTCGCTGACCGCACAGCCGCGGTCGGCATCGGCGGTGGCCGAGGCCCGTGCGGAGGTCGACGGTCTGCTCGCCGCGGACGGGCCGGAGAACGTACGCGCACTGCAGCGAGCCATTCGCAACACGATGACCGAGCACGCGGGCGTGGTGCGCGACGAGGAAGGGCTGCGCGCCGGGCTGGCCGAACTCGACGCGATCGAGAAGCGGATGGACGACGTCGGCGTCCATCCCGACATCGCCGGCTACCAGGACCTCGCCCATGCCTTCGACCTCAAGTCCGCGGCTCTGGCCGCCCGGGCGACGCTCGAAGCGGCACTCGAGCGCCGTGAGAGCCGCGGCTGCCACAACCGCAGCGACTACCCGGACATGGACCCCGCACTGCAGGTCAACCTCGTGTGGTCCCCCGGCACGGGAGTCAGCCGAGAGAGCATTCCTCCCGTCCCGGACGAGATCTCGTCGCTGATGGAAGAGGTCTCGACCGAAGGAAAGCTCGCCGAGTAG
- a CDS encoding cupin domain-containing protein — MQGMVDMSYPPQVYSGDSGEISAHFRSADAAPDFGTHDEGGIHYLATTVTTRGEFGLYRVEMRENAGGPKTHFHRCISESFFILDGTVRLFNGAEWIDAHSGDFLYVPQGGLHAFRNDSDAPAQMLLLFTPGAPREEYFENLSQLAGYTDEERARFLVKHDSYFVE, encoded by the coding sequence ATGCAGGGGATGGTGGACATGTCGTACCCACCGCAGGTGTACTCGGGAGACAGCGGCGAGATCAGCGCGCACTTCCGGTCGGCGGACGCTGCGCCGGATTTCGGCACACACGACGAAGGCGGCATTCACTACTTGGCGACCACGGTCACCACGCGCGGTGAATTCGGCCTCTACCGGGTCGAGATGAGAGAGAACGCGGGCGGCCCCAAGACTCATTTCCACCGATGCATATCGGAGTCCTTTTTCATCCTTGACGGAACGGTTCGTCTTTTCAACGGTGCCGAGTGGATCGACGCACACAGCGGCGACTTCCTGTACGTACCGCAGGGCGGACTGCACGCCTTTCGCAACGACTCCGACGCACCGGCTCAGATGCTGCTGCTCTTCACGCCGGGCGCACCGCGCGAGGAATACTTCGAGAACCTGTCTCAGCTGGCCGGCTACACGGACGAGGAACGCGCCAGGTTCCTCGTGAAGCACGACTCGTACTTTGTGGAGTGA
- a CDS encoding carboxymuconolactone decarboxylase family protein, giving the protein MESRLNYFGNPLAGKVLKHINSASKVVSDSGLPVATQELVKIRASQINGCGFCTDMHTKDAAAAGETPLRLNLVAAWREATVFTEAERAALELAEQGTRIADAAGGVTDTAWANAAKHYDEDQLVALISLIAVINTYNRINVINQQPAGSYQPGQFG; this is encoded by the coding sequence ATGGAATCGCGTCTCAACTACTTCGGCAACCCCCTCGCGGGCAAGGTGCTGAAGCACATCAACTCGGCGAGCAAGGTCGTGTCGGACTCGGGGCTGCCGGTCGCCACCCAGGAACTGGTGAAGATCCGCGCCAGCCAGATCAACGGCTGCGGCTTCTGCACCGACATGCACACCAAGGACGCCGCCGCGGCCGGCGAGACCCCGCTGCGGCTCAACCTGGTCGCCGCCTGGCGCGAGGCCACGGTCTTCACCGAGGCCGAGCGCGCCGCCCTGGAACTGGCGGAGCAGGGCACCCGCATCGCGGACGCCGCCGGTGGCGTCACCGACACGGCCTGGGCGAACGCCGCCAAGCACTACGACGAGGACCAACTCGTCGCGCTCATCTCGCTCATCGCCGTCATCAACACCTACAACCGCATCAACGTGATCAACCAGCAGCCGGCCGGCAGCTACCAGCCCGGCCAGTTCGGCTGA
- a CDS encoding RNA polymerase sigma-70 factor: MNDHVTGPATEAFVAHRDLLFTVAYEMLGSAADAEDVLQEAWLRWVRVDLAQVRDQRAYLVRITTRQALNRLRTLKRRKEAYVGPWLPEPLLTAPDVAEDVELSENLSLALMFILETLSPTERAVFVLREVFDIGYDDIAAATGKSPAAARQIAHRARRHVDARRPRTPASPEEAREALRSFQRALETGDLQGLLNVLAPDVVFVSDGGGLKLAALRPVVGAEKVLRYMAGSVDKAGGTLAGEPTTVNGNPGLILRLDGVIDGVLAFRVENARVTGLYYVRNPEKLTRVESETPLTSR; encoded by the coding sequence ATGAACGACCACGTCACCGGCCCCGCGACCGAGGCATTCGTCGCCCACCGCGACCTGCTGTTCACCGTCGCCTACGAGATGCTCGGATCGGCGGCGGACGCGGAGGACGTCCTCCAGGAGGCGTGGCTGCGGTGGGTCAGGGTCGACCTGGCGCAGGTGCGGGACCAGCGCGCCTACCTCGTACGGATCACGACCCGGCAGGCGCTCAACCGGCTGCGCACCCTCAAACGGCGCAAGGAGGCGTACGTCGGCCCCTGGCTGCCCGAGCCCCTGCTCACCGCGCCGGACGTGGCCGAGGACGTCGAACTGTCCGAGAACCTGTCGCTGGCACTCATGTTCATCCTCGAGACACTCTCACCCACCGAACGCGCCGTCTTCGTCCTGCGCGAGGTCTTCGACATCGGCTACGACGACATCGCGGCCGCGACCGGCAAGAGCCCCGCCGCCGCACGCCAGATCGCCCACCGCGCCCGCCGCCACGTCGACGCCCGCCGGCCGCGCACACCGGCTTCCCCGGAGGAAGCCCGGGAAGCGCTGCGTTCGTTCCAGCGCGCGCTCGAGACCGGGGACCTGCAAGGGCTGCTCAACGTACTGGCCCCGGACGTCGTCTTCGTCAGCGACGGCGGCGGTCTCAAGCTGGCGGCCCTGCGGCCGGTCGTCGGCGCCGAGAAGGTGCTCCGCTACATGGCCGGCAGTGTCGACAAGGCCGGCGGCACCCTCGCCGGCGAGCCCACGACGGTCAACGGCAACCCCGGACTCATCCTGCGCCTGGACGGTGTGATCGACGGCGTACTGGCCTTCCGCGTGGAGAACGCCCGCGTCACCGGCCTCTACTACGTCCGCAATCCCGAGAAGCTCACCCGCGTCGAGTCCGAAACGCCCCTCACCTCCCGCTGA
- a CDS encoding OsmC family protein — protein sequence MSVREGRRLARSVAVGPHVLLADEPEPISADTGPTPGELLLAALGSCTSMAVRAYAGRHGWQLHQVDVDLDFDPRGQIVKNVRLVGDLEPAHIERLLTVAGRCPVQRLLTGDVSVVTVPTVVTPYRRPPGGTPQSERGTPRCGKHPNG from the coding sequence GTGTCAGTTCGTGAGGGCCGGCGTCTCGCCCGCTCCGTCGCGGTCGGGCCGCACGTCCTGTTGGCGGACGAGCCCGAGCCCATCAGCGCGGATACGGGACCCACACCTGGGGAACTGCTCCTGGCCGCGCTCGGGTCGTGCACCTCCATGGCGGTCCGCGCCTACGCGGGTCGGCACGGGTGGCAGCTCCACCAGGTCGACGTGGACCTGGACTTCGATCCGCGGGGGCAGATCGTCAAGAACGTCAGGCTCGTCGGCGACCTGGAGCCCGCCCACATAGAGAGGCTGCTGACGGTGGCCGGGCGCTGTCCGGTGCAGCGTCTTCTCACGGGAGACGTTTCGGTGGTGACCGTACCCACGGTTGTGACACCGTACCGCCGACCGCCGGGTGGTACGCCGCAGTCCGAGCGCGGCACCCCGCGCTGCGGCAAGCACCCCAACGGCTGA
- a CDS encoding RNA polymerase sigma-70 factor, translating to MHAGEDTDSLDQATREFLAVRPQLFGIAYRVLGSAVEAEDILQEVWMRWQNTDRTAVIEPAAFLATITTRLAINLAQSARVRREAYVGPWLPEPVDTSQDPQVGAERAEALEMAVLLLLEKLNPVERAAYVLREAFDYPYKQVADMLETSEANTRQLVSRARKHLAAERRERVSPADHRRLLEVFLTAAQTGDLAALEGVLAADVVSYADGGGMRGASKIPVVGRPHVSKYLAAFAPRFWPGSDVRWVEANGEPAVLVSSGGKPTALLSVDISTEGIEKIMWVMNPAKLAPYVASLGG from the coding sequence ATGCACGCTGGGGAAGACACCGACTCCCTTGACCAGGCGACCAGGGAGTTCCTCGCGGTGCGCCCGCAGCTCTTCGGCATCGCCTATCGCGTGCTCGGCAGCGCGGTGGAGGCCGAGGACATCCTTCAGGAAGTATGGATGCGGTGGCAGAACACCGACCGCACCGCCGTCATCGAGCCGGCGGCTTTCCTGGCCACCATCACCACACGCCTGGCGATCAACCTCGCCCAGTCCGCCAGAGTGCGGCGGGAAGCGTACGTCGGGCCGTGGCTGCCCGAGCCGGTCGACACCAGCCAGGACCCTCAGGTGGGTGCGGAACGGGCCGAGGCCCTCGAAATGGCGGTTCTCCTGCTCCTCGAGAAGCTGAATCCGGTGGAACGGGCCGCCTACGTCCTGCGAGAGGCGTTCGACTACCCGTACAAGCAGGTCGCGGACATGCTCGAAACGAGTGAGGCCAACACCCGCCAGCTGGTGAGCCGTGCGCGCAAACACCTGGCCGCCGAGCGCCGGGAGCGCGTCAGCCCGGCCGATCACCGGCGCCTGCTGGAAGTGTTCCTCACCGCGGCGCAGACGGGCGATCTCGCGGCACTGGAGGGCGTGCTCGCTGCGGACGTCGTCAGCTACGCCGACGGCGGAGGCATGCGTGGCGCATCGAAGATTCCCGTTGTCGGACGTCCGCACGTCTCCAAGTACCTCGCTGCCTTCGCCCCGCGCTTCTGGCCCGGGTCGGACGTCCGCTGGGTCGAGGCGAACGGCGAGCCGGCCGTTCTCGTCTCGTCCGGCGGGAAACCCACGGCTCTGCTCTCCGTCGATATCTCGACGGAAGGGATCGAAAAGATCATGTGGGTGATGAATCCGGCCAAGTTGGCGCCCTATGTGGCGTCGCTGGGCGGCTGA
- a CDS encoding ABC transporter ATP-binding protein, whose amino-acid sequence MKVGEEILAATGPRGHELSATSVTVAYDGVGVVHDASLTLRPGEVTVLVGPNGSGKSTLLRTLARLQRPRTATLVIDADTDGLALTSREFSRRVALLTQGRPTPSGLTVRDVVEFGRYPYRGRWSAADPGGRTAVDRALAMTGVAELADRGAEHLSGGQLQRVWLACCLAQETGVLLLDEPTTYLDLRYQVELLDLVRDLADDHGIAVGAVLHDLDQAAAVANRIALLHQGRIIADGLPEDVLTARRLTDTYGIRIEVDTDPLTGRLRTRAIGRHHSRSERLSTTS is encoded by the coding sequence GTGAAAGTCGGTGAAGAGATCCTCGCGGCCACGGGTCCCCGTGGCCATGAACTGTCGGCCACGAGCGTCACCGTGGCCTACGACGGTGTCGGCGTCGTGCACGACGCGTCGTTGACGCTGCGGCCCGGCGAAGTGACCGTCCTCGTCGGCCCGAACGGCAGCGGCAAGTCGACGCTGCTGCGCACGCTCGCACGGCTGCAGCGGCCCAGGACCGCCACGCTCGTCATCGACGCCGACACCGACGGTCTCGCCCTGACCTCCCGTGAGTTCTCGCGGCGGGTCGCCCTGCTGACACAGGGGCGCCCCACCCCCAGCGGGCTGACCGTACGGGACGTCGTCGAGTTCGGCCGCTACCCGTACCGGGGGCGCTGGAGCGCCGCGGATCCCGGCGGCCGGACGGCGGTGGACCGTGCGCTCGCCATGACGGGCGTCGCGGAACTCGCCGACCGAGGCGCCGAGCATCTCTCCGGAGGACAGCTCCAGCGCGTGTGGCTCGCCTGCTGCCTCGCGCAGGAGACCGGCGTACTGCTCCTCGACGAACCGACGACCTACCTCGACCTGCGGTACCAGGTCGAACTCCTCGACCTCGTCCGCGACCTGGCGGACGACCACGGGATCGCCGTGGGCGCCGTCCTCCACGACCTCGACCAGGCCGCGGCCGTCGCCAACCGGATCGCTCTGCTCCATCAGGGGCGGATCATCGCCGACGGCCTCCCCGAGGACGTACTGACCGCGCGGCGACTGACCGACACCTACGGCATCCGCATCGAGGTCGACACCGATCCCCTCACCGGCCGGCTGCGCACCCGCGCGATCGGCCGCCACCACTCGCGAAGCGAAAGGCTCAGCACCACCTCATGA
- a CDS encoding ABC transporter substrate-binding protein: MSTPSSPSGAERTDGSSVRIGALVPLTRPGWVEAGRHLLAGLELAVREVNDAGGIVGRPLELVVRDTAADPRKAEAAVDELAGLGVAALAGEYHSVVARAAAARADALGLPFLCSSAVLDALTERPTQWVARLAPAQSHGWQIYADFLLGAGHSRIAVAAEPSVYWASGARILRDYLTPRGGSVIELDMRALDPTAVCDELVDNGATALLLLVGHPEPAVSIVKSVRRDQRLAHVMIGAPAGQPEFSEWATLLGDDGAAIPFLRYLPERLGPLGARVGTALRERLAEAPSFVAFEGYDTVAVLADVLRSHGADGVRTAEPWPRVAVEGTRGPIRFSRTPDISVWQWAWAPAQVVDRDPAQPDRFRILHAG; the protein is encoded by the coding sequence ATGAGTACGCCATCATCGCCATCTGGAGCGGAGCGGACTGACGGATCATCGGTCCGGATCGGCGCACTCGTTCCGCTCACTCGGCCTGGCTGGGTCGAGGCGGGCCGGCACCTGCTCGCTGGACTCGAGTTGGCCGTTCGTGAAGTCAATGACGCCGGGGGGATCGTCGGAAGACCACTCGAGCTGGTGGTCCGGGACACCGCGGCCGATCCACGGAAGGCCGAGGCCGCCGTGGATGAATTGGCCGGCCTGGGCGTCGCTGCCTTGGCGGGGGAGTATCACAGCGTGGTCGCTCGCGCCGCTGCCGCCAGGGCCGACGCCCTCGGACTGCCGTTCCTCTGCTCGTCAGCGGTCCTCGACGCGCTGACCGAGCGGCCGACGCAGTGGGTCGCGCGCCTCGCCCCGGCGCAGTCCCACGGCTGGCAGATCTACGCCGACTTCCTCCTCGGCGCGGGCCACAGTCGAATCGCCGTAGCAGCCGAGCCGAGTGTCTACTGGGCATCCGGCGCCCGCATTCTGCGGGACTACCTCACTCCACGCGGCGGCTCCGTCATCGAACTCGACATGCGCGCGCTCGACCCCACGGCCGTGTGCGACGAACTCGTCGACAACGGCGCGACAGCCCTCCTCCTTCTGGTCGGCCACCCCGAGCCCGCAGTGTCGATCGTCAAGTCCGTCCGCCGTGACCAGCGCCTCGCCCACGTCATGATCGGGGCTCCGGCCGGGCAACCGGAGTTCTCCGAATGGGCGACGCTGCTGGGTGACGACGGCGCCGCGATCCCGTTCTTGCGCTATCTGCCCGAGCGTCTCGGTCCACTCGGTGCACGGGTCGGGACGGCCCTGCGCGAGCGGCTGGCCGAAGCGCCCTCCTTCGTCGCCTTCGAGGGGTACGACACGGTCGCCGTCCTCGCCGATGTGCTGCGTTCCCATGGCGCGGACGGGGTGCGCACGGCCGAACCCTGGCCGCGCGTGGCAGTCGAAGGCACCCGCGGGCCGATCCGGTTCTCCCGCACGCCGGACATCAGCGTTTGGCAATGGGCGTGGGCGCCGGCCCAAGTCGTTGATCGAGATCCGGCGCAACCCGATCGCTTTCGGATCCTTCACGCCGGCTGA